TCTGCTCTACGCCATCGCTGAGGTTTTTGTCATCCTGCATCTGGACATTCATCTGGCCAAGATCGTTACGGAGCACGGCGCGGCACTCGATAGTTTCTATGTGACCGATGAGGACGGCGAGCGGGTGCTTTCCCTCCATCGGCAACAATACATCGAAGCCCGGCTCCGTGAGGCGATCGGGCAGCTGGCTCCCTAGTGGAGCACCGGAAAGCAGAGCACCTTGACTGGTGTGCCGATCGTCAGGCTGCCATTCGGAGCGACATCCACCAGTCCGTTGGCCTGCGCCAGCGATCCCTGACAATGGGATCCCTGGCGTCCTGCGCTCCGCACCTCGCCCGAGTCGTCGAGTATCACCCGGATGAAGTGACGCCGGTCTCCTGGATTTCTCAGGGGCTCGCGCAGTTTGCCCCAGGCAACGGGCAGATGGGTGCGCGCGGCTCCTTGCATAGCCAGCAGAACGGGACGGACCAGCAACAAAAATGTCACCCAGGCCGAAACGGGATTGCCGGGCAGCCCAAACCAGCGGCGACCTTTCCAGTGGCCGTGAACGAATGGCTTGCCCGGCTTGATGGCGACTCGCCAGAACTCGGTGGTCCCACCCAACGCCGCGAATGCTGGCTTCAGAAAATCAAGTTCTCCCACCGAGACTCCGCCGGTCGTGATCACCACCTCCGCTCGCGAGAACGCCTCGCGGAGTGCCGTTACGGTGGACTCCAGCGAATCCGGCACCAGTGGGAACAGCTCCACCTCGGCACCGCATTGTTGCGCCGCCGCGGCCAGACACAGCCGGTTGCTCTCGTAGATACCCCCAAGTGGCAGCGGGGCTCCCGGCTCACAAAGTTCGTTCCCGCTGGCTAGCACCGCGACTTTCGGCGGGCGGTGGATGGACACTGTCGCGTTCCCCATGGCTGCCAGCAGGCCCAGGCTTTGGGGCTTTAGCTGTTCGCCGGGAGATAACACCACGCTGCCCCGTTTCACGTCCTCTCCGCGAAATCGAATATTTTCCCAGGGCTTCACCGGGTCGCGCACGGCGATGATTCCCGGCTCGGCGGAGAGCACCGTGACGTCCTCTTGCATGACCACCGCGTCCGCGCCCGATGGCAGGATCGAACCCGTGAATAGCCGAATGCATTGTCCTGCAGCCAACGGCTTCTCCGCTGCGGCTCCCGCCGCGACGCGGTCGATCAAGTGCAGCC
Above is a genomic segment from Verrucomicrobiales bacterium containing:
- a CDS encoding molybdopterin molybdotransferase MoeA, whose protein sequence is MLDNFQWLVMTLDMLSLEEALSQLLSSVTSTEVVSCPLLKADGRFAAEPLSAGIDLPGFDNSAMDGYAVRAADVASASDASPVRLHLIDRVAAGAAAEKPLAAGQCIRLFTGSILPSGADAVVMQEDVTVLSAEPGIIAVRDPVKPWENIRFRGEDVKRGSVVLSPGEQLKPQSLGLLAAMGNATVSIHRPPKVAVLASGNELCEPGAPLPLGGIYESNRLCLAAAAQQCGAEVELFPLVPDSLESTVTALREAFSRAEVVITTGGVSVGELDFLKPAFAALGGTTEFWRVAIKPGKPFVHGHWKGRRWFGLPGNPVSAWVTFLLLVRPVLLAMQGAARTHLPVAWGKLREPLRNPGDRRHFIRVILDDSGEVRSAGRQGSHCQGSLAQANGLVDVAPNGSLTIGTPVKVLCFPVLH